From one Psilocybe cubensis strain MGC-MH-2018 chromosome 13, whole genome shotgun sequence genomic stretch:
- a CDS encoding 60S acidic ribosomal protein P1-alpha 3 translates to MADLAPTYAALILADDGIEITADKLIALTNAAGVEVEPIWATLLEKALAGKNIKDLLSNVGGGGAPAAGAAPAAAAAGGAAAEEAPKAEEKAEEKEESDDDMGFGLFD, encoded by the exons ATG GCCGACCTCGCCCCCACCTACGCTGCTCTCATCCTCGCCGATGATGGTATTGAAATCACC GCCGACAAACTCATTGCTCTGACCAACGCTGCCGGTGTCGAAGTCGAGCCTATCTGGGCTACTCTCCTCGAAAAAGCCCTTGCGGGCAAGAACATCAAGGATCTCCTGTCAAacgttggtggtggtggagctCCCGCTGCCGGTGCTGCccctgccgctgccgccgcaGGTGGAGCCGCTGCTGAGGAGGCACCCAAAGCTGAGGAGAAGGctgaggagaaggaggagtcAGACGATGATATG GGCTTCGGATTGTTCGATTAA
- a CDS encoding GPI-anchored wall transfer protein 1, translating into MEENYKQAKEDFVSGTTGSSITHINAISLVALTSVALYAAVQTRSRMAKSSTGFFASWVLLILPMLSSMTVAAEYPRVVWLSIILAGSTGWVLRMPLVERGTPLPSSQKSPARRVTPGVGGTVDVDVGVSSGRRDGEAGWRSMHEKQRAVRLPPLPALTTYRAHMMLMTVLAILAVDFPVFPRSLAKCETFGVSLMDLGVGSFVFSQGVVSAIPLIKDPRYLRAPLIPKLLKVVRKSLPIIALGIVRVLLVKGTEYPEHVTEYGVHWNFFITLALLPVLQVLLHPLLACFPISNSVLGVAIGVVQQIALSEHGFGLQNYVLLAPRTSVVSMNKEGLVSLLGYLSIHLLGLSTGTKVLPPTPSFYGRRQKALAKSLDSGVGGGRKRRNSDPMDSDEEEEEDVKGKLKQGSGSPTDLDLSAPRQLDKTATELCGYSIVWWALFGVARLTGVDGGWRRGDGGVSRRMVNISYIFWIAAFNVSFLLCYVVVLDLWIYAKGPSKANTQKRLDKDTTPAMVEHENPPRLLEAINDYGLSVFLLANVLTGLINLSMSTMYMSDAKAMFVLSLYSMVCCAVPWFLSSNKRKRMDTSSLGVVQSENKYK; encoded by the exons ATGGAGGAAAACTATAAACAAGCAAAGGAGGATTTTGTGTCTGGAACTACAGGGTCCTCTATAACACACATCAATGCCATCTCCCTCGTCGCACTG ACTTCTGTCGCTCTCTACGCTGCCGTCCAAACACGCTCTCGAATGGCAAAATCAAGCACGGGGTTCTTTGCGTCGTGGGTGCTTCTCATTCTGCCCATGCTGTCCTCTATGACGGTCGCGGCCGAGTACCCGCGAGTCGTTTGGTTGAGTATAATTCTGGCAGGGTCCACTGGGTGGGTGCTGAGGATGCCATTAGTAGAAAGAGGGACGCCGTTGCCTTCCAGTCAGAAGTCGCCTGCGCGTAGGGTTACCCCAGGTGTTGGCGGGACGGTTGACGTCGACGTTGGTGTTAGTTCTGGAAGAAGAGACGGTGAGGCTGGGTGGAGGAGCATGCACGAGAAGCAGAGAGCTGTCAGGCTACCACCATTACCTGCGTTGACAACGTACAGGGCACATATGATGCTGATGACGGTCCTTGCCATTCTCGCCGTGGACTTTCCTGTGTTTCCGAGATCGTTGGCCAAGTGCGAGACGTTTGGCGTGTCCTTG ATGGATCTTGGGGTCGGTTCATTCGTATTTTCTCAAGGCGTAGTTTCTGCTATACCACTCATCAAAGACCCTCGCTACCTCCGTGCTCCACTCATCCCGAAGTTACTAAAAGTTGTACGGAAATCGTTGCCTATCATTGCGCTGGGAATAGTGAGGGTGTTGCTCGTCAAAGGCACAGAGTATCCG GAACATGTCACCGAGTATGGTGTCCACTGGAATTTCTTCATTACTCTCGCTCTCTTACCAGTTCTTCAAGTTCTGTTGCATCCCTTGCTTGCTTGTTTCCCGATTTCAAACTCGGTTCTTGGCGTCGCGATCGGTGTTG TCCAACAAATCGCATTGTCGGAACACGGGTTCGGCTTGCAGAATTACGTTCTTTTGGCGCCCAGGACGTCGGTGGTAAGCATGAATAAGGAAGGACTGGTATCGTTGCTTG GCTAcctctccattcatctccttgGTCTCTCAACCGGGACGAAAGTCTTACCGCCAACACCATCCTTCTACGGCCGGCGTCAAAAAGCACTCGCCAAGTCTCTCGATAGTGGGGTGGGCGGTGGAAGAAAGCGACGGAACAGTGACCCCATGGACagcgacgaagaagaggaggaggatgtaaAAGGCAAACTCAAGCAAGGTAGCGGGAGCCCGACTGACCTTGACTTGTCGGCGCCTAGACAACTGGACAAGACGGCAACGGAGCTATGCGGGTATTCGATCGTCTGGTGGGCGCTTTTCGGCGTGGCACGGCTAACCGGTGTGGATGGCGGGTGGAGAAGGGGAGATGGAGGTGTTTCAAGGAGGATG GTCAACATCTCGTATATATTCTGGATAGCGGCTTTTAACGTTTCGTTCTTGCTGTGCTATGTCGTCGTTCTAGACCTATGGATATATGCAAAAGGCCCCTCGAAAGCGAACACCCAGAAGAGGTTGGATAAAGATACGACGCCTGCTATGGTCGAGCACGAGAATCCGCCCAGGTTGTTGGAAGCAATTAATGATTATGGCCTGtctgtttttttgttg GCGAATGTTTTAACTGGACTTATAAACCTGAGCATGTCCACAATGTATATGTCGGACGCGAAAGCCATGTTCGTCTTGAGTTTGTATTCGATGGTGTGCTGCGCGGTGCCTTGGTTTCTTAGCAGCaacaagagaaagagaatgGACACTTCGAGTCTAGGCGTTGTGCAGTCGGAGAATAAATACAAATAA
- a CDS encoding Membrane protein tms1: MTISVSQTTEHDEYQYLKLIRRVLDTGDTRPDRTGTGTIAIFAPPSLRFSLANSTLPLLTTKRTFMRGIVEELLWFIHGSTDSTILAKKGVKIWDGNGSKEFLESRGLGHRREGDLGPVYGFQWRHFGAEYVDCETDYTGQGVDQLRECIKKIKENPTDRRIILSAWNPKDIPLMALPPCHMMCQFYVQLPPASNPSQKPKLSCLMYQRSADLGLGIPFNIASYALLTHMIAHVTGTDAHELVIQLGDAHVYRDHVDALEEQLKREPKPFPKLRWARDNILDIEDFVYSDFVVEGYTSHPAISMKMSV; encoded by the exons ATGACTATTTCAGTCTCTCAAACTACGGAACATGATGAATATCAGTATTTAAAACTTATTCGACGCGTCTTGGACACTGGAGATACGCGTCCTGATCGTACAGGAACGGGCACCATAGCAATCTTTGCGCCACCTTCACTACGTTTCTCGTTGGCCAACTCCACTTTACCTCTTCTGACAACAAAGCGAACTTTTATGAGAGGAATTGTGGAAGAACTTCTTTGGTTTATTCACGGATCAACAGACTCCACAATCTTAGCCAAGAAGGGGGTGAAGATTTGGGACGGAAACGGCTCGAAAGAATTCCTCGAAAGTCGCGGACTCGGACACCGACGGGAAGGCGATCTTGGTCCGGTATATGGATTCCAGTGGAGACATTTTGGTGCCGAATATGTTGACTGCGAGACAGACTACACAGGGCAGGGTGTTGATCAGCTTCGAGAATGTATTAAGAAGATCAAGGAAAACCCTACAGATCGAAGGATTATTCTGAGTGCATGGAACCCCAAAG ATATCCCACTCATGGCGCTTCCACCGTGCCATATGATGTGTCAGTTTTATGTCCAACTCCCACCCGCGTCGAATCCTTCGCAAAAACCCAAACTTTCATGTTTGATGTACCAACGTTCCGCGGATTTGGGTCTTGGAATTCCTTTCAACATCGCATCTTACGCTCTCCTCACGCACATGATCGCACATGTTACGGGCACGGACGCTCACGAACTGGTCATCCAGCTCGGGGATGCCCACGTTTATCGTGATCACGTCGACGCTCTGGAGGAGCAGCTCAAAAGGGAGCCTAAACCATTTCCAAAGCTTCGATGGGCCAGGGATAATATTTTAGATATTGAAGATTTCGTCTATTCTGATTTCGTTGTGGAAGGATACACTTCTCACCCGGCAATCTCCATGAAAATGAGCGTGTAG